The sequence below is a genomic window from Methylotuvimicrobium sp. KM2.
ACCAGTTGTTTCGGCGCCGTTGCGGTCAGGGCTTTCGGCTTGCTGCGCTCGACCGGTGTTCGACAGGCATGACGGTGATTCACTTGTTTTGCCTCGCGAAAAATGCGGTAAATCGTCGACTCTGAAGCATAATACTCGCCGCGTTCGGCCAAGATCGGTACGATTTGATGCGGTGTTTTGTCTTTGAATTCATCGGTGTTGGCTATGGCTAATACCCGGGCGCGTTCGACGTCACTCAAACGATTGCACGGCGCTTGTTGACGGAGCGTTCGACCGTCAACCGGCACGGATTCGGGGCGTTGCCAACGTTGTAAAGTACGCAGCTGTAACCCCATGACATCGGCGGCTTTGGCTTTACCTGCTCCGTGTTTGACGGCCTCATTAAAGAGCGTGACTAAATGCATGCGTTCTGCAAGAGGGATCATGACGCCTTTTCCTCCCAGAACGCTTGGCACTTTTTTTGAAGAATCAACAAAGCCGCGGCTTCTGCTAAAGCTTTCTCCTTGCGCTGTAGGTCTTTTTTCAGTTGGCCAATCTCGTCCTGCAAGGGTTTCGCCGCTTTCCTTGATGTGTGGCTAGATTCGGCGGCCACAGGCGGTTTAATAAAGTCTTGTTTCCAAGTGTGCAGGTGATGGGTAAACAAGCCTCGTTCGCGGCAAAAGGCATTGAGTGCTTCGCCTTCCAAGCCTGCGCTGGCTACCAAGGCTTCAAACCGTTGTTGTCGAGTCCAGTCTTTAGGACGTTGTTGTTTCATAGTCTTTGTCGTTGAATGAGATCGTGTCCGTTTAAGCCAGCCTTTCAGTGTAAACACGCTGATATTCAATTCATCGGCAATCGATTGAATGCTTTTATCACCGCGTTGCAATACTTTGCTCAGGGCTTGCTCTTTAAATTCTTCACTATAACGGGTTTGCATTGTTTTACCTCTATAAAATTTTAGAGGCGACAACTATCCTGACACAGGGGGAGAACCCGCACTAAACGTTTCGAGTATAGCCAAAGTATACCGGATCATTTAGGGCATACCGAAACTTTGGGGACGGTGCTAGATAACCCATTCCACCGAGGTCTTGTGACACAGGCAACGCTAACAAAGGCGCCGCCCGTTTTTCAATCCGGTTCTTTTTCATCGTTCCTACGCTCTGCGTTGGAATGCATCCTGGGACGCTCTGCGTCCCCAGAGGTCGATAATCCAGACAAGAGCTACGCAACTCTCTATGGCTTCTCAATCCAATTGCCCGTCGCAGTCGACGCAGAGCGTCTAAAGCGGCATTCCCACGCAGAACACTCGTCTTTATACATTAAGAGAAAAAGAAGAGTCCAAAAAGGGGTCCAAAAAGGGGTCAGGTTAAATTAATAATTTAACCTGACCCCTTTTTTCGCAAGAGCCTTACCTTGGGCAAATTCTTCTCGTGCTTTCGCAATCAGTTTGTTAAATTTCCCTGCCTGAAAGTCAGATTTGATTTGAGCGTCCCAACGATCATTTTCAAGTTGAAGGAACCAATCGCGAAATTGAGTAAATTCTTCTTTGGGTAAGTTGTTGTAAACACGGGATTCAAGTTCTTCAACTTCGCTCATACAATAACTCCTTAAATTAAGGGACTATGTCTTTCTAAATGATATTTGTTTTATCATTGTGACGACTCTATTTTTCCTCTTTTTAATAATGAAGGAGTCAGGCCAGTTCCCTCTGTGCCAATATACCTGAGACACCGACGACCCATGCAATTATTAGGGAACATTTTCGCAATTGAGAATCAAGAAGATGCCATGCTAAACTCGCGACATGAAAGTGAAAGATCTTATCGCTCTTCTTGAACTGGATGGTTGGCAGCAGGTACGGCCAAAAGAAGCCATCGTCAGTTTCACCATCCCGTTAAGACCGGTACAGTCACAGTTGCTGGAAAACCCAGCGTAGATGTACCTCCTGGTACTCTAATTAGTGTTTTGAAACAAGCGGGACTTAAGCAATAGAGGTTTACATGCGCTATATGGTTGTTATTGAAGAGGGTCCAACGAGTTTGGGTGCCTATGTTCCTGATCTTCCAGGCTGCATAGCTGTCGGCGAATCTACGGAAGAAGTCTTGCAACTTATTCAAGAAGCTATCGAGTTTCATATTGAGGGTCTGAAAGAAGAAGGTCAGCATATTCCGGTGCCACACTCTTCAAGTTCGTTTGTTGACGTTCAAGCCTAACAGTAACAAAACAGCCAAAGAGACGCCCGCTTTGACCGCTTTTTTCTCTGTTCGGCACACCAAAAGTTCGCTAAAAAAGGGTCCAAAAAAGAGGTCAGGTTCTGAGGTATCCCCACGAAATAGCCAAATAAAACAATTTGCTATGGCTGAAAATTGATAGATATATTGATTTTTTCATCGTTCCTACGCTCTGCGTCACTGCCATTAAGTTAAGCCTTTTCTGGTTCCCACGGTCCTCCGTGGGAATCCGTATCTTGGCTGTTGAAACCAGATTGGTATGCGTTCCCACGCTGGAGCGATGGGAACGAAGAAAAACCTCCCCCAGCCACTCTTTTTCAAAGAGGGGAGTAAAACTCCAAGGACCTTAATTTAATGGCATTGACGCTCTGCGTGGGAATGCATCCCGGGACGCTCTGCGTCCCCAGAGGTCGATAATCCCGACAAGAGCAAGTACATTCCTTAGTCCAATTGCCCGCCGCAGTCGACGCAGAGCGTCTAAAGCGGCATTCCCACGCAGAGCATGGGAACGAGCGTTTTGCGGGGATACCTCAGGGTCAGGTTTATTTACTAACTTACCCTACCAAGAACCCGCTCTAAACGTTTCGAATATAGCCAAAGTATACCGGAACATTTAGGGCATACCGAAACTTTGGGGAGGGGTTAGATAACCCGTCCCGCAGAGGTCTTGTGTTACAGACAACGCTTACAAGATCGCCGCGCGCTTTTCAATCCGGTTCTTTAAAAACGTCTTCAAGCCTCATTGCATCGAAAACCCGATCAAACCATACTTCAATCTCTGCTAAAGAAGCCTGATTGATTTTGACTTGCAGTGCTTTCTCCATTTTATTGCCAAAGCGCTTGTGCAACGCGCGTTGCAATAACATTTTAGCTTCATTCTCCGAACCTTTCTCCATGCCTTTTTCCTCTGCCGAGGCGATTTTGCTCTCGACATCGGCCAGGGCTTGCATGCGTGTTTCATAGATTATTCGTTCGTCTTCATCGAACATTCGGTCGACTGCGGTAATCGCTTTAATGATCGCCGGGTCGACGCGCAATTGTTCCGGTACATCGTGTTTGTCCAGTTGATGCGCTTTAGTCAAAAAGGTGCTCCAGCGATCCAGCGCGGTCGTGATTTCCCGATACGGTTTGATAAATTTACGTAGTTCGATGTAGTGCAGCTCAAATACATCATGCAGTTTGTCGTCCTTGCCGGTCGCGGTGTTGATGATTTTGTAACGATTGTGGAACTCCGGCGTGTTCGGAATGAAATTGAAGTCCAATATATTGATGCTGACGGTTTTTTTCAGTTCGCGGAACATCATGCCTTCGCTGAGCTGTTCTGTCACGAGCTTCGCCCAGTAGTAGATCGCGCGCTTGTCGAAGTTGTAGTCTTCGCTGATTTGCATTTCCACATTAAACCAACGCCCTTGTTCGCTTTTCGCCTTGATGTCCAAAATTGAGATTTTTCCGGCCTGATAATCCGCTAGGTTGTAGGGATTTTTCAGCTCAACTTCGGCCACCTTATCCTCTTCGGAGACGATTGCATTGATCAAAGAGATTAGCAGGTCTTTGTTTTCTTCGCTGCCGAACAGTTTTTTGAAGGCGAAATCGACTCGGGGATTGATTCTACACATGGGCCTACTCTTTGAAACAAAATACTGCTAATAAATGTCTTCTAGCCTTGATTCTATCATGAGCAGTCATGGATGATAGCATAAGTCAATCCACAGAATGCTTAAGGGTCAGATTCTTTTGTCTTTTGCTATATTTACACGCCGAAGGAAAAGGGGGGCACTATAACAGTTGCCCCCTTCTTTATCACTCAAAATGAATTGCATTTTTTAGTTGAATCCGCGACATCTTCCTTTGACAAAGGGAGATTTATTTAGCTAATCTACCCTCCCTACCCCGAGCTAAAATTATTCGTTGTCTACATTACCTGACAGATTTATCAGCATCCGCCCAAAAACAGAAGCGGTTTCATTGCTTACTTCAGTGTAATAATTCCTGACGGCGGTATAAAAAGCACCCTATCCTTAAGCGACACGAACGATCTCTCCTCGGAGAACAAGGCAACCAGTCCGGTCGGCTAAAGATGGCGTTACCTAGCAACTTAATTCCATCGGTCATGGACTATGATTAATAATCTTCGGTAATTATGATACCGGATCGTTGACGAGTCTCCCGGCGCCGAATTTA
It includes:
- a CDS encoding type II toxin-antitoxin system HicB family antitoxin, with amino-acid sequence MRYMVVIEEGPTSLGAYVPDLPGCIAVGESTEEVLQLIQEAIEFHIEGLKEEGQHIPVPHSSSSFVDVQA
- a CDS encoding transposase, with protein sequence MQTRYSEEFKEQALSKVLQRGDKSIQSIADELNISVFTLKGWLKRTRSHSTTKTMKQQRPKDWTRQQRFEALVASAGLEGEALNAFCRERGLFTHHLHTWKQDFIKPPVAAESSHTSRKAAKPLQDEIGQLKKDLQRKEKALAEAAALLILQKKCQAFWEEKAS
- a CDS encoding Rpn family recombination-promoting nuclease/putative transposase — translated: MCRINPRVDFAFKKLFGSEENKDLLISLINAIVSEEDKVAEVELKNPYNLADYQAGKISILDIKAKSEQGRWFNVEMQISEDYNFDKRAIYYWAKLVTEQLSEGMMFRELKKTVSINILDFNFIPNTPEFHNRYKIINTATGKDDKLHDVFELHYIELRKFIKPYREITTALDRWSTFLTKAHQLDKHDVPEQLRVDPAIIKAITAVDRMFDEDERIIYETRMQALADVESKIASAEEKGMEKGSENEAKMLLQRALHKRFGNKMEKALQVKINQASLAEIEVWFDRVFDAMRLEDVFKEPD